tttgtggatttttctcTTTAAGCGACCAAGCAAGTGCAGAGAAAACCACCCCCTGCAGAGCCCAAATCTGAGAGAGGTACTCAGGAGCCTGCTTCACTGGGAGCAGCCTCCCTTTGCATGTGTGGCTGTTCACTGGCTTGTGTTCCTAGAGCCGACAGGACCCTTTTCTGCAATGCAGGGTTCACACAGGGTTCACAGCCTGAAGATGGAGCAGTCCGAATTCTCTTCCCCAGATTTTGTGCAGCTGTGTTTGTCCGATGGTCTTTCTAATCCTGTGTGCTCTCCTTGACTTCAGGGACaatggcattacaggcatgaaccaccatgcatGGCTGTCTCCCTATTTTTCAGCTGAAGACATAGGCTTAGGGAGgtcaggtgacttgcccaagacctCTCTGCAAGTAAGAGGCATGAAAAGGATTTGGAGCCACCACCACCAAGCCCATTGGTCACCCTGGGTCTCTGAAGTcagggaagcaggaggatgggagatctcaggaggcagagaggctGAGCCTGGAGGCCCTGGAGGCCGAGGCcccatctgttgtttccttatgTGGAAAAGAAGAGGCTTCGTGTGTTCTATTACCACAAAGCTTGACTACTTCAGGAACATCCAAGACATGGAAAtcagcagggcacggtggctaatgtctataatcctggcactttgggaggctgaggtgggagaattgcttgaggccagaagttcaagaccagcctgcgtaACATAGTCAGACCCCGTCTCCATAAAAAACgttatttaaaaaagagacatggaggccgggcgcggtggctcaagcctgttatcccagcactttgggaggccgagatgggcggatcacgaggtcaggagatcgagaccatcctggctaacacggtgaaaccccatctctactaaaaaaaatacaaaaaaactagctaggcgacgtggtgggcgcctgtagtcccagctacttgggaggctgaggcaagagaatggcgtaaacccgggaggcggagcttgcagtgagctgagattgtgccactgcactccagcctgggcaacaaagcgagactctgtctcaaaaaaaaagaagtctctactaaaaatacaaaaatacagtctctactaaaataagtctctactaaaaatacaaaaattagccaggcatggcactgcattcctgtaatcccaggattccCAGGATTCTCCTCCCAgccacgggaggctgaggcaggagaatcgcttgaacccaggaggcggagcttgcagtgagccgagatcacgccactgcactccagcctgggtgacagagcgagactccatctcaaaataaaacaaaacaaaacaacaacaacaacaacaacaaaactagtGCTTATTCGTCGCTGACCAAGCTGCCCATTGGCTACATGGGTGCTTCAAACAAAGAGCTGCCCTTCTCCAGCTCTGGCTAGCAGGTATGTGTTACAGCGAATGCCTGGGGCAGCGGCAGGGGCATTCCTGTAGGAAGCTTCCAGACCAGCAGGAAAGCTAAGTTCTCAGACTGCAGGGGAGCAAAGCGcacctgggcacagagtgaggcCTGCAGTTCTCAGACTTCAGTCTTTGGGGAGCTTGAGAAAAATGAGCTTTTCAGGCCCCACCCCTAGAGATTCTGCTCTATCCACTCTCAGTGGGGCCCAGAAATTTGCACTTTACAAGTCCTACTTTCCTCCTTGAAagctccagagattctgatgcagGGTTCCGTGGGCCAGACTTCGGAAAACATGGACCCATGAGACAGAATAGCAGAGTGTTGAAGTGTAACAGGGACCTGGGAAGTGCAGTAACAGAAGCAAGTTTGGGGGTAAAGGACACCCAGAGGAGGAAGGGACAGCATCTGCGTGGAGAGGAGACCCCCCAGCAGCTTCTGGGGTGTTGGAAAGGTGCACTTACTGCTATGCATGGCAGGTGGGGAACTGTATGGCAGGGCACAGCAGCATGAAGTGGCATGGCTCATGTGGACAGTTAGGGACAAGCAGGTATGGAGCAGGCATCCTGTTCTGGAGCCCAGATCCCACAGAGGAGCCAGGGAGCTGGCAGGAGCCCTGAACTAGCCGAACAGCTGAACATTCACCCTGTGGAGAAAGGGTCAGAAGCGTCCAGGCTTGAGGGCACAGCTGGGTCCCGTCACTGTGTCACCCTTATTTAGGATAAAGGCCCTAAAGAATTGCACTAGAGATTGGCAAAGCATATCTACCACCTCCTGGAGCCACCCTGGCTGCAGAGATTATAATTATATCCATTTTCAAATTAAGGCCTCTGAGCTCAGAGAGGAGAAGTGACTTGTCTGAGACCACACAGCTTGTTGGAGCCCATCTCTTGACCCAAAGACCGAGGGGCCGAGTTGGCCACCTCTCTGGGAGCTGGTGTTGTATAGTGGTTGATGGTTTTCCATTGCTTTCCTGGGAAAGGGGTGTCTCTGTCCCTAAGCAaaaaggcagggaggaggagatgCTTCTCCAGGGCGGCCGCCTCCTGCTGCTGTAGCTGCGCTTCCAACCTGGCTTCCACCTGCCTAACCCAGTGGTGAGCCTGGGAATGGACCGGCGGGACAGGCAGCCCCCAGGGCCTTTTCTGACCCCCACCTGAGTCCTGGCttcactcccttccttccttcctccccaggtGAACCTCCAAAATCAGGGGATCGCAGTGGCTACAGTAGCCCCGGCTCCCCGGGCACTCCCGGCAGCCGCTCCCGGACCCCGTCCCTTCCAACCCCTCCAGCCCGGGAGCCCAAGAAGGTGGCGGTGGTCCGTACTCCACCTAAGTCGCCGTCTTCCGCCAAGAGCCGCCTGCAGACAGCCCCCGTGCCCATGCCAGACCTGAAGAACGTCAAGTCCAAGATCGGCTCCACCGAGAACCTGAAGCACCAGCCGGGAGGCGGGAAGGTAAGAGAGGCTGGCTGCGCGTGGAGATGTGGGGGGCTGCGCCTGGAGGGGTAGGGCTGCGCCTGGAGGGGTAGGGCTGCACGTGGAGGTACGCGGCTGAACGTGGAGCCATGGGGCTGAGCATGGAGCCATGGGGCTGCGCGTGGAGGTGCGCGGCTGCGTCTGGAGGTATGGGGCTCCCCGCACCTGGGCTCGGCTACCACCCGCGCATAACACCCTGGTCCCGTCCAGACCCTCTTCAAGGAAATTCAGTTCTTTATTGGGCTCTCCACTACACTGAGAGTGCTCTCCTCAGGCGAGAGCACGTTCTGGCTCTTCTCTTGCCCCTTCAGCCCCTGTTAATCGGACAGAGATGGCAGGGCTGTGTCTCCACGGCCGGAAGCTCTCATAGGGCACCCACAGCGGCTCCCCACCTTCCTTCTGGGTAGAACACGCTGCCACCCGTAGGTGGGCATCTCCACTTATGGGCCATCTGCTTAGGTTGGGTTCCTCTGGATTCTGGGAAGATTGGGGGTTCTGTTTTCATCAGCTGATTCTTCTGGGGGCAAGTGGGTGCTCGCGAGCTCTCCAGCTTCCTAACGGTGGAGAAGCACGGACTTCCAGGGGCCTGGCCTGGACCCCTTTCTCTGCTCCTATCCCTGTGCCCCTCATCTGGGTGCGTTAGGCTGACATACAAAGCACCGCAGTGAAAGAGCAGCAGTGTGCCTCCTCACCAGCCAGATGTGGGCGGTGGGTATCTTCCAAGGCCTCTCTGTGGCGGTGCGTAGCCACCTCCGCCCTGCGCCGCCGgggtcttctctctgtgtgtgctcCTGGTGGCTCTGCACACGCTCATCTTATAAGAACACCATGgcggctgggcgtgatggctcatgcctgtaatcccaacattttgggaggccgaggcgggcggatcatgaggtcaggagtttgagaccagcctgagcaacagggtggaacctcgtctctactaaaaatacaaaaattagctgggcgtggtggtagcgcatgcctgtaatcccagctactcaggaggttgaggcaggagaaccgcttgaacccgggaggcagaggttgcagtgagctgagatagtgccattgcactccagtctgcgcgacagagtgagactccatctcaaaacaagaaaagaaaaaagaaagaaagaaaagaacgcCATTGCTTAGGGCCCAGCCTGATGACCTCATATTTCACTTAATCACCTCtctaaaggccctgtctccaaatagagtcacattctaaggtacggggggttagggcttcaacatatgaatttgtggggTACACAGTTCAGCCCAGGACCCCCTTCCCACCACCCAGCAGAGCTGGGGAAGGGTGaagaggaggctggggctgcagagGACCACGGCTCACTCTGAGGCTGCAGATGTGCTGGGCCTTCTGGGCACTGGGCCTCGGGGAGCTAAGGGGCTTTCTGAAACCCTGGGCCTGTGTGTCAGCTTGCCACCCCCACGCAGGCGCTCTCCACACCGTTGAATTTCTTATCACTTGGGCCTGAGCCTGGGCCGTGTGGAGGGAGGGTGGCCACCAGTGCATGTGGGCACCTTGCCTCAAACCCTGCCACCTACCCTGGCCCAGGCTTCGATGCAGGAGCCCCCCTGCCCCTGAACAAGCCTGTGGGTGCAGCACCGCATCCTGTCAGGATGGAAATGGACGGTTGGGTTAAAAGAGATGCATGTGTAGACCCTGCCTCTCTGCATCAAGCCTCCTTTGAGTGCCCCTGCGTGCCAGACCGTGCACAGAAGTGGAGAAGACTCAGCTGTGCCCCGGAGCACCTCCTCTCATCGAGGAAAGGACAGACAGTGGCTCCCCTGTGGCCGTGGGGACAAGGGCAGAGCTCTCTGGAacacaggagggagggaaggaagagaacaTCTCAGGATCTCCCTCTTGATGGCAAATGATCTGGGTTAAATTAAAAGTCCGGCCTCTCCCTGCTTAGGCATGTGGAGCTTGTAGTGGAAGAGGGTCTCTGGACCCTCACCCACCACAATGGCCTGGTTAGAGGCCTTGGGGAAATAACTCACAGGCGACCCAGGGCCTCTGTCCTGTACCACAGCTGAGGGAAACTGTCCTGCGCTTCCACTGGGGACAATGCGCTCCCTCGTCTCCAGACTTTCCAGTCCTCATTCGGTTCTCGAAAGTCGCCTCCAGAAGCCCCATCTCGGGACCATTGTGACCTTCATTCTCCAGGGTGCCTGGCCCTGGTGCTGCCCAAGAGCCCAGAGGGGCCCTCACTGGCCTTTCCTGCCTTTTCTCCCATTGCCCACCCATGTACCCCCATCCTGCTCCAGCACCCAGACTGCCATCCAGGCATACCCAGGATCTCCTCAAGTCACATGACAGGCAGTACCCTCAAAGTGCTCCCTTCCCCCCAGTCTGAATCTGCTGCTTGCTGTCTGGGGTTCCCCGCCCATGCACCCCCGGGGGCCCCTGGGTTCTGCCATGCCCTGCCCAGTGTCCCACAGCAGGGAATGTCCTTCTCTCCttatctcttcccttcccttaaACCCAAGTTCAGTTGccatctcctccaggaagtcttcctggatTCCCCTCTCTCTTCTCAAAGCCCCTGAAAACCCTGACCACACTGAACATGCGTGTGCTGCTCCCTAGTCTGGGCCGTGACTGAGGGTGAAGGCCGAGTCTCACGCGTTTTTGTAGCCCCCACAAGACTGCGCAGGTGGCCGGCCCTCACTGAATGCGGGGTTAATTTAACTCGGACTCTGTGTGAGTGGATGATTCAGGTTGCCAGAGACAGAACCCTCAGCTTAGCATGGGAGGTAGCTCCCCTCTTGACCCTGAGTTCATCTGAGGTTGACTTGGAAGGTGTGGGCACCATTTGGCCCAGTTCttacagctctgaagagagcagcaggaATGGGGCTGAGCAGCGAAGACAGCTTTCCATCCAGAACTGTCCCTCCCACTCTGTGACTGCCCTGCCTGTGCCCATGAGGGGTGAGAGTCAGGCGACCTCATGCCAAGTATAGAAAGgggcacggccgggcgcggtggctcaagcctgtaatcccagcactttgggaggccgagacgggcggatcacgaggtcaggagatcgagaccatcctggcgaacacggtgaaaccccgtctctactaaaaaatacaaaaaactagccgggcgaggtagcgggcgcctgtggtcccagctactcgggaggctgaggcaggagaatggcgtaaacccgggaggcggagcttgcagtgagctgcgatccggtcactgcactgcagcctgggcgacagagcgagactccgtctcaaaaaaaaaaaaaaaaaaaaaagaaaaagaaaggggcagACAGGGCCCCAGGTTACGACGTCATCACGCTGGGCGGAGACGGCACATCCAAATGTACTAAAGGGTTAAAGGAGAAAGGGTGACTTTACTTTTCTTGAGATATTTTGGGGGACGAAGTATGGAAAAGTGGCAGAGGACACAGTCACAGCCTCCCTAAAATGCCAGGAAAGCCTAGAAAAATTGTCTGAAACCAAACCTCAGCCATCACAAAGACCAACACATGAATctccaggaaagaagaaaaaaaagtcatacgGGGTCCACGCACAAGGGCCTTTAAAACGACCCGCTGGAGGGTCtcaggcctcctcctcctcctagaCTGGCCTGAAGGCTCCACGAGGTTTTGCTGAGACCTTTGGGTCCCTGTGGCCTCATGTAGTGCCcagcatacagtaagtgctcaataaatgtttggctACAAAAGAGACAAAGCTGGAGGAGTCTGAAGAATCACTCAGTCCTGCCGGAACAGATGCTCACACTGAAGACAGAAGAGCAGGAGCCAAGTCAGGTTTGGGAACCTGCAGAGGCTGAAAACCACTGCAGATTGCTGTAAATCATtcgggaaaaaaacagaaaacatctgttttctcctttgtgcttttctctgttttcgGGATGTGCTACAGTGAACATGTATTGCTTTGGGGGCCccaaatggaattatttttaaaggaaaatgcagaTGATCGGGTGGCCACACTGGAGCACTGGCTGGGTAGGGGTGGAGAttgcagggaaggaggaagagctgGGTGGGATGCCAGGCAGGAAAAGCCCATAGACCCCCACTGATCTTGTGGTGAGCCGTGGGCAGCGGTGTTCCATCCTAACTGCAAAAGGGAGCACCTGGGGGGAAGAGGGGATTCTTTTAAACACCATTCCAGTGCCGGAGCCCCCCGGACCTGTTGTCATCTTGGGTTGGCTTCCCCTGGGTGACTCCAGTGTGCAGCCTGGCTGAGACTCAGTGGCCCTGGGTTCTTACTGCTGACACCTACCCTCAACCTCAACCACTGTGGCCTCCTGTGCACCCTGATCTCCAGTGACTCATTTTCCACTTTCAGTCCCAACTCTATTCCTATTTGCAGATTCCAAGCGCCTGGCTCCTCAGTCAACTCAGACCCAGCCAGGCCAGCCCATGGGTCCCACATGCCCCTCCCCAAGGTTGTCCCCGCCCTGTCTGGCCTGCGAGGGTGGGGGTATGTccagacacagagacaaagtaccagcttttaaaacattttgttggagccaggtgtggtgactcacacttaatcccaacacttggggaggccaaggcagaaggatcacttgagtccaggagttcgagaccagcctgggcaacatacggagaccctgtctttacacttttttttttttttaattagctgggcatgttggcactcgcctgtagttccagctactccagaggctgaggtgggaggactgcttgagcctgggaggtcaaggctgcaatgagccatgttcacgccactgaacgccagcctgggcgagaccctgtgtcaaaaaagtaaagtaaaatgaaTCCTGTACATTACATTAAGGCGCCCCAAATTGTATTTAGAAGGATTTCATAGTTTTAAAtacttttgttatttaaaaaattaaataactgcaGCATATAAATTAGGTTCTTAATGGAGGGGGAAAagaatacaaggaaaaaaaagaatctagaaacaaagagataagagcagaaataaatcagaaaacacaACCTTGCActcctaactttaaaaaaaaaaaaaaaaaagtgaagaaaacacAACCAGTAAAACAGAACATATAACAGCATCAAAAGCTGactcctggctgggcgcagtggtgcatgcctgtaatcccagcactttgcgaggctgatgctggaggatcgcttgagaccaggagttcaaggttgcagtgagctatgatcacaccactacaccccagcctgggcaatagagcgagactgagacctatttaaaaaaagaaagaaagaacagaaaagctggttccttccttatttcattcctttattcattcattcagacaaCATTTATGGGGTACCTCTGAacaccaggctctgtgctaagagCTTTTGCCCCCAGGGCCCAGGCCAGGGGACAGGGGCAGATGAGCAGAGAAACAGGGCCAGTTGCAGCAGCAGGAGGAATTAGGATGGAGAGCTTGGCCAGGGAAGGACATGCAAGGGGAGCAACCTGCACAAGTCAGCAAGCCAGAGAAGACAGACCCTTGTTTGGGACCTGTTCAGTGGCCTTTGAAAGGACAGCCCccacccagagtgctgggtgCAGGAGCTGAAGGAGGATAGTGGAACACGGTAACGTGGAGCTCTTCagagcaaaagcaaaataaagctaGAACTGGAGGCGGCTGGGGCAGCCCCTCCGGAGGGCGTGTGTCCAGCGCTAAGGGGTGTGAAGCTTGGGCGCTAGGAGAGTTCACACTGGCAGAAGAGAGGTTGCGGCTGCTGCGAGCCGCTGGACATCGCCCAACAGGACAGAGGGTGGTGGAGGGGGGCCCTGAAGAGAGGCTCAGTTCAGCTGGCAGTGGCCGTGGGAGTGCTGAAGCGGGCGGGCTGTGGGCAGCTGCTGGGGAGGGTTACGCGGGGGTGAGGGCCCAGCAACAGCAACCCTTCTTGGGGGGTCACTGGGAAACAAAGAGGAGAGCTGAAGAAGCAAGGAGTCCCAGGGGCCATGCAGGGCAAGAGAGAAGTTGCTCATATGGGGCCCAGGCTGCAGAATCAGGAGAACTGGGGACCCTGTGGCTGCCAGCAGGGAGAAGGGAGTGTACAGGATCATGGCCAGGAAAGGGCCCGGGGGCCATGGGGGGCCTGGTTGGCTCCGAGAAGTTGGAGCTGAAGTCACTTTCTCGGAGGATGTCCAGGCCAGTAGTTGGGATGTGAAGACCTGAAGCAGCACAGAGCCTGGAAGCCCAGGATGGACAGAAACCTACCTGAGCAGTGGGGCTTTGAAAGCCTTGAGTGTGCAATATTGAAGATGGCCACAAGATGGCGATAGAATGCTGTAACTGTTTCTTGGTTCTGGGCCGCAGCCTGGGTGGCTTGCTTCCTTCCCTGTGTGTgttgatttgtttctcttttttgagacagggtcttgctgagttgcccaggctggagtgcagtggtgcgatcgtagctcactgcaaccttgaagtcctgagctcaagtgatccttccacctcagcctcctgagtagttgggaccacaggcttgcaccacagtgcccggctaatgtcttatattttttgcagagatgtggtttcactgtgttgcccaggatggtcttgaacgcctgggctcaagtgatcctcctgcctcagcctcccaaactgctggtgtgagccaccatgcccgaccttctctcttttttttttttgttttgagacggagtctcgctgtcgcctcTAGGCTGAGTgcatggcttgatctcagctcactgcgccCGCCcctccccggtttacgccattctcctgcctcagcctcccgagtagctgggactacaggctctcgcccacctcagcctcggctagttttttgtatttttttagtagagacgggtttcacctgttctcgccaggatggtctcatctcctgactcctcgCGGATCcggcctggcctctgcctcccaaaagtgctgactacaggcttgagccaccacgcccggtctcttctcttttttttttttttttttttatacgcctgtgtgtgcacctgtgtgcagGCAGGCCAGGTGTGTGCATCGACATGTGGGCAGACTGCGGTGCATGGCAGGCACAGGCGACACACTGCTCACCTTTCTCCCAGCCTTGCTCTCTCTCTACCCAGTCACCTCTGCCCATCTCTCTGatctatttctctctccttttacccctctttcctcccttctcatACACCACTGACAATTATAGAGAACTGAGTAttctaaaaatactttctttatttattttgagacagagtctcactctgtcatccaggctggagtgcaatggtgcaatctcggctcactgcaacctccgcctccgaggttcaagcaactctcctgcctcagcctccctagtagctgggattacagacgcctaccaccacgcctggctaatttttatatttgtagtagagacagggtttcaccatgttgcccaagctggtctcaaactcctggcctcaggtgatctgcctgccttggcctcccaaagtactgggattgcaggcgtgagtcaccgtgcctggccttaaaaatacattatatttaatatcAAAGCCCCAGTTGTCACTTTAAAAAGCATCTATGTAGAACTTATGTGGAATAAATACAGTGAATTTGTACGTGGGATCGTTTGCCTCTCCTTCTCAATCAGGGCCAGGGATGCAGGTGAGCTTGGGCTGAGATGTCAGACTCCACAGTGAGTGGGGGGCAGTGCCAGGCTGGGACCCTCCTCTAGGACAGATCTGTAACTCTGAGACCCTTCAGGCATCTTTCCCTGTACATCAGTGCTTCTGAAAAATCTTGTGTAAATCAAATCATTTTAAAGGAGCTTGTTTAAAGGACAGTGTAAATAATTCTGAAGGTGACTCTACCCTGTTATTTGATCTCTTCCTTGGCCGGTTGACTTGACAGGACATAGACAGGTTTTCCTGTGTCAGTTCCCAAGCTGATCACCTTGGACATGAAGAGAAGGCTTGTGTGGGCATCCAGTGTCCACCCCGGGTTAAATTCCCAGCAGAGCATTGCACTGGCCCTGCTGAGCCTGGTGAGGCAAAGTGCAGCTCAGCAAGCAGGCAGCGCTGGAGACAGGCCAAGCCTGGGCCAGCCTGGGAGCCAACTGTGAGGCACGGGGCTGTGGGGCTGCAGACTTGAGGCCAGGGAGAGAGGGCTGGGCTCTTTGGAGTAGCCTTGAGAGACCTGAACCCAAACAAAACCAGATCAAGGTCTAGTGAGAGCTTAGGGCTGCTTTGGGTGCTCCAGCAAATTGATTAAACCAAGTGGACAcacacccccagccccacctcacCACAGCCTCTCCTTCAGGGTCAAACTCTGACTCAGACATTTCTCCCCTGACTGGGAGTTCCCTGGATCCAAATTGGGAGCTTGCAACGCTTTGTTCTCTCCCTTGATGGTTTTTGTCAGTGCCTCCCCAGAGCCGAAGTGTAATATATATGTTTCTGTAGCTGAGAAATTCAATTTCAGGATTCTGATTTCATAATGACAGCCattccccttttctctcccttctgtAAATCTAAGATTCTGTAAAGGATGTTGACTTAATGTGACAATTGGCAGTAGTTCTTGCCTGCTTTGTAAATACCCTTGTGTCTATTGCAAAATCTCATAAAGTCTTGTTGACTTTTTTGTGGGGTTAGAACAAGAAAAAGCCACatggaaaaaaatttcttttttgttttttgtttgtttgtttgcgacggagtctcactctgtcgcccagactggagtgcagtggcacgatctcggctcactgcaagttctgcctcctggggtcatgctattctcctgtctcagcctcccgagtagctaggactacaggcgcctgccatcacacctggctaatttttttgtattttttagtagagacagagtttcaccgtgttaaccaggatggtctcgatctcctgacctcatgatctgcctgccttggcttcccaaagtgctgggattacaggcgtgagccaccgcgcccggctgtaaaAAACATTTCTATGTATGTGACAGACACTGAGTTATTGCTTAATGTCCTTTGATTCATTTGCTTAATTTCTTTTATGGATTAGTGCAGAAAACAAAGTTCTCTTCCTTGAAAAACTGGTAAGTTTCCTTTGTCAGATAAGGAGAGTTATGTAACCCATGACATTTCCCTTTTTGCCTTGGCTTCTAGGAAGCTCAAAGCTAAATGGAATGATCACTCTTGTAATTGTCAGTATTGATGCCCTCCCCTTCTTCTAATGTTACTCTTTACGTTTTCCTGTTttattattgtgtgtgttttctaattCTAAGCTGTTCCCACTCCTTTTTGAAAGCAGgcaaatcggccgggcgcggtggctcaagcctgtaatcccagcactttgggaggctgagacgggcggatcacgaggtcaggagatcgagaccatcctggcgaacatggtgaaaccccgtctctactaaaaagtacaaaaaaactagccgggcaaggtggcgggcacctgtagtctcagctactagggaggctgaggcaggagaatggcgtaaacccgggaggcggagcttgcagtgagctgagatccagccactgcactccagcctacacgacagagcgagactctgtctcaaaaaaaaaaaaaaaaaaagaaagcaggcaaATCTTCTTCTAAGACTTACCCAGTGAAAAGTTATGAATAAAAAATGATCATCAAGTCTACAGGTGCTGAggctactacagaggctgaggccagaggactacttgagcccaggaatttgagacctgggctgggcaacatagcaagaccccatctccattaaaactattttttattaaaaaaataatccgCAAAGGAGTTTATGTGGGGTTCCTTAAAATCAAGGGTGACATGAATTGATTCAAAGACTTGTGCAAAGGGTGACAGCAACTCCTTGAGAAGCAGTATGAGAAATCCTGTCCCacctcctcccccagctccagcctgggctgaggcACTGTCACAGTGTCTCCTTGCTGGCAGGAGAGAATTTCAGTGTTCACCAAAAAGTAGTATTGTTTTTATTAGGTTTATGAGGCTGTAGCCTTGAGGACAGCCCAGGACAACTTTGTTGTCACAAAGGTAGCCTGCGGCTACAGGAACTCTGAGATCTAGATTCTTCTGTGGCTGCTTCTGACCTGAGAAAGTTGCAGAACCTCTGTGGGCCTCACATGGCCTCCTTGTCCTTAATGAGGGGATGGTGGGCAAGAAAGGTGATGCGACATTAGAGATTTATCCATCTCTAAGGGAGGAGTGGATTGTACGTTGAAACACCAGAGAAGGAATTACAGAGGAAGAATTTGAGTATCTAAAACTGTAGGTCGGACACTCCCGtgttgattgcagcactattcacaatagccaagat
The Papio anubis isolate 15944 chromosome 17, Panubis1.0, whole genome shotgun sequence genome window above contains:
- the STH gene encoding saitohin, with translation MGLRVEVRGCVWRDGRAVSPRPEALIGHPQRLPTFLLGRTRCHPCVCCSLVWAVTEGEGRVSRVFVAPTRLRRWPALTECGVNLTRTLCEWMIQVARDRTLSLAWEVAPLLTLSSSEVDLEGVGTIWPSSYSSEESSRNGAEQRRQLSIQNCPSHSVTALPVPMRGESQATSCQV